A segment of the Panicum hallii strain FIL2 chromosome 1, PHallii_v3.1, whole genome shotgun sequence genome:
TGACTGCTAAAAATCGCAGTACAGATTTGTCGTCACAGAGCACCAGTTGCTGCAGTCTTGCAATGGACTGCAGCGTGCTGTTCACTGTGCTGGGCGCTTTCCAGATGTGGTTTTACTGGACGTGACAGGCTGTGTGATGGTAAAAGAGCGAGAATCATTCCCGTACAATTGCAAAGCACCTTTAATTTGATTTGAACTGTATACCAATCTGTAATCTTCCGGGTGATTGAGCATGGATTGTACGGGATGTTTCACGCCTAGGTTCCTGCGATCACTTTTTACCGGAACTGTATGGCTTACTGCTGCTACTGGTCATCATTTACGTGTGTGAAATAATGGAATGTACCAACATTTTGCTACGTGATTGAACGAATTCATGGAGATCAATCAGGTGCACGAATGGTACTAGCAGCGAACGCCATCAAGAGAAAGGAACTATTTTTAGCTGAGGAAATGGCACGCGGAGGAGGGAGATGAGCGGCGGGGCGACTTACTCGGTGCCTGGTTGACGACGtaggcggcgccggcgaagtCGCAGGTGCCGATGGACCGGCCCTTGCGCTGGTAGTAGTCGTTGAAGGCGTAGGAGGCGTGCGCCACCATGGTGTTGGGCTCGAAGCACGCCGCGCCGGGCTGGATGGCCTTGCAGTtggcgccgccctcgccgcacgcGTAGTTCAGCGCCGCCTGCAGCCGCTGCTCCCCGACCATCGCGTTCGCCACGCACCACGCCTCCCCCGTCGTCACCTTCACCCCGCTCGGCGGGTTGCCGCTGGTGGGCCCGCCGTTCTCCTGCCacccgaggccgccgccgcccgccgcgccgccgccgccgctgccgaggACGAACTCGACGTCGTACACCTTCTGCTGGTTCGGGTAGAACACGCCGTAGTTGCGCTCGGATGTCGGGCCGGGCTTCTGGTTCTCGTTGAAGAGCGCGAAGAGGTACACGTCGATGTCCGCGTTGGGGCGGAGCGGCGTGCCCGTGTTGCCGGAGAGCACGCGGCGCGCCAGGTTGCCGTTGTACGCCGCGGCGTTGGCGGCCGAGGCGCCTACCTCGTTCGTGTCACCCTTGGACGGCCACCCCGTCTCGGAGACCACCACGCGCACGCCATTGTAGTTCCCGAGCCTGCTCACCGCCGCGAAGACGGCGTCGAGCTGGGCGTCGAGGAGGCTGTAGTACTTGAGGCCGTTCCCGGTGTCTTGCACGCCGGCGTTGGGGCGGAACAGCGCGTAGTCGAGGGAGATGTCGCCCGCATTGCCGGAGTAGGCGAAGAACGGGTAGGCATTGACCATGAGGTAGGACCCGGTCTGCGCCAGGAAGTCGAGCATGGGCTTCATCACGGGCTGCGCGAGGTCCTCCCGGAACGCGCCCGCGGAGGACGGGTACGACGTCGCGAGCGCGGTGAGCGCGATGGGGGACGACACCTTGACGGACTTGTCGAGGTTGAGCCGGGCCAGCGCGGCGTGGACGTTGACCATGGCCGGGACGAGCTGCGCCGTGACGTTCTTGGCGGTGGCGAAGACCTCGTTCCCCACGGCGATGCCCTGGATCTGCGTGGCCGGGTAGTAGGCCGCCACGTTCCGGCGCACCCACAGGAGCGCATAGGAGGCGCGggacgccgccgcggcgagcTGCTCGTTGGGGAGCGCGACCACCACCTTGATGCCGGTGTTGGCGAGCGCGCGCAGCACGGTGGGCTCGGTGTCGTAGAGCTTCACCTGCGTGATGCCCTGCTGCTTGAGCAGCTGCATCACCGCCGCTGGGTTCGGCAGGTTGTTCGCCACTCGGCCGTAGTTCACGCCCACAGTCCCCGCCTCTGCAAGACACAACAGAACCGCACCGGTCAGCCACCAAACCGCCACCTGCATTCGCCCTGCCGCATTGCGTTAGCAGAGCATCATTCTTTGCGCATTCCGGCGGAAGTTACCTGCCGGGCGAAGGAGGAGCAGCGGCAGCGCCGCGGCGAGTATCCCGGCGACGAGGAGTGCGCGCCGTGGGGGCGCCATGCTCTGCTCGCTCTGCTGCGGCGCGGAGAGGCAGAGCAGCACGACGGCGCTGAGGTGAGTGGACGAGAGTGTGGGGGCGGGGGATTTATGGCCATCGACCTCGTGACGCTGCCAAGCGGGGCCCGCGCCCGCGGCGCGTTCCGTGTGGGAACCGGGAAGGGAAAGTGGCGCGGGTATGTTGGGGCGCGGGTGGGGCACGTCGCGGGTGGCTCGGCTCGTGCGTGGGGGTGGGCCGTGGGGTGGTGGGGGCGACGCGGGGGTGGAGGGAGGCGCGGCTGGTGGTGGGCGCGGGTGTTTGGTGTTCTGCGATGCCCGGGGCGATCGGGTCCAGCTGCGATGGAAAGAGCCGGGGAGCGCCGGGGGCAGGAGGCCGGAGGCGTGGCCCGCTCGCGAGCGACGACCCACGACCGTTGGTCGCTGCGCGCCGGGCCCCAGCGTCCGGCCGTTTCGGCTGGGGTGCGTGGTGGTTAGTGGGTAATCAATGTGGACGCTGTGGTGTGATGAATGGGACTGATGCCAGTTGGTGCTCGTCTCAACGGCTCCAAAATCTTGtgctcctttttctttcctgttTTGTCCCGTTGAGAAAAGCTCctttgttctttcttccgtgtTGTTTTGATGTCGTATTGTGATGAATGAGACCCATGCTAATACGGCAGTGTTAGCACAGTAGTATTTGAGCGTGCAAAATACCAGATTGTTTAGCTTCAGAATAGGCCTTCCAGTGTGCTCCTATCCGAAGATCCCAAATCATGTCAGCACCATGACCGGACTGGAGGGGATTTTACAGATTCACGATGACAGGATAACGCGTGGTTGGCCTCCGATGGAAACTGGCAGATGATGGTCTGGCTGGCGCTGGTCGACATGAAATGGTAGTAGCCGTCAACGTTTGGTCGCCTGCTGTACTTTGCGTGTTCGCAACGGACAAGCTAGGCTGGCTACTCGACACAAGTCTCACCGTTTACTATTCCCGGCGACTTATGCTGACCGTAATCTAATCTCGTACTGTGCGCTAACCCTGCTGTACGCGCGGCGATCTGCTCGGCGGACGTCACGGGGAAGACGCGTGCAACGCCTGCCGCGTGGTGCCGACAGCGACCCTGCACGGCACGCGTGGTCCTGTAGGAAGATGTAATGACAGCAGGCTCGATCTGCCGACTTGAATTGCGTGGTTAGTGAAAGGCAATCAAGCCACGCGTGAACGCCAACATTGCAAGCCGCTCAGGTCAGGTCCGGTTGCAGTAGCTACTGCTCCACGAGATAGCGTTTGGAGGGTAACCATGCGTGACAGAGCAAGTGCACCGACTCAGCCATGGGAAAAGTGCAGGCTCCGGCTGCCGACTAGCTAGCTTTGCCGTTGCACGGCACGGCGGCGATAATAAGATGTGATTGATTACCATTTTTTAGGGCAGATGGGATTGATTACTTGAGCAGGTAGCCGGAGGCTTTGCTGCGTGTTAACAGAAAGTCGGTGTGGCTAGCTGAGGTGGTTGACGGTTTAGTGAAGGCAAAGCGAGATGGTCCAAAGGGGACGCAATCTTGTTTACATGGCGGGCGGCAGTTGCGTCCCAGGAGCAAGAGTACATGGGGATGATATCGAGCGTGCCGTGTTGCGTcggggggaaaagggagagccCCTTTTAGGTGAAGAGAAGATGGAGCGGTCGTAACACATTGGACGGCCGCGCAGGTCAGAGCAGGTAGGACTCTGTAGTTTTGTAGCGAGGTCATGAGCAAGACGAAAAACGCGACGACGGGATGGAGACGGACACACCGTCACTGACAGAAATGACAGGGGCGTGTCCAAAGTCCTAACCAGTAACCAGACCCGGCATCTGTCCCAGCTTGTATAGATTGCGACACCGGAGGGGGCTAAGATTTCTAAATCCACACACCATGAATCCATGATCCATACTTGCTGCATTGGCGACTTTGTGGGTTGTATGTAATCATCAAATCATGTACGTGGCAAGTAACGTAGCAGCTACGGAGCATCATGCATCCATGCCGTTCATGCTTGCTCTTGCTTGTTCCCCACTCCGCGGCTATAGCATTTCTTTTCGGCTGCAGACCATTTCAGGCGAGCTCGCCACGCCCCCGAAAGCATAACCCGCCGTGAATGGCTGCTCAAGGAAAGCCGCCATGGGAGCTATCAGGCCGCACCAGACGGCTTCGTGGACGACAGGTAGGCAAAGGAACTTTGAGGGAGCAATTCACCGGGCTGGCGAGCGCGCGTGGCCCCGTGGCCGTGGCCCGTGGCGTGGGCACGAGACGAGACGACGGGGGCTCATCCGAAGGGTGGAAAAGCGAGGACAACTTGGCAACGGGGAAAGCGGCCGGGCAAGTCCTCGTCCTCCACCGGGCGCGCCATGTGCGCCGCGACGCCGGCCGCTAGCACCCCCTCGTCCGCGGCGCGAAGCTCGGCAAGACGACCCGGCTGGTGGTGGTCGCGAGCGAGGCGACCCAGCTGGTTGCCAATGCTCATGTGGGGGCAAGTGGGGGAAGCAATTATG
Coding sequences within it:
- the LOC112878744 gene encoding glucan endo-1,3-beta-glucosidase 11 produces the protein MAPPRRALLVAGILAAALPLLLLRPAEAGTVGVNYGRVANNLPNPAAVMQLLKQQGITQVKLYDTEPTVLRALANTGIKVVVALPNEQLAAAASRASYALLWVRRNVAAYYPATQIQGIAVGNEVFATAKNVTAQLVPAMVNVHAALARLNLDKSVKVSSPIALTALATSYPSSAGAFREDLAQPVMKPMLDFLAQTGSYLMVNAYPFFAYSGNAGDISLDYALFRPNAGVQDTGNGLKYYSLLDAQLDAVFAAVSRLGNYNGVRVVVSETGWPSKGDTNEVGASAANAAAYNGNLARRVLSGNTGTPLRPNADIDVYLFALFNENQKPGPTSERNYGVFYPNQQKVYDVEFVLGSGGGGAAGGGGLGWQENGGPTSGNPPSGVKVTTGEAWCVANAMVGEQRLQAALNYACGEGGANCKAIQPGAACFEPNTMVAHASYAFNDYYQRKGRSIGTCDFAGAAYVVNQAPKMGKCDLPSTV